A stretch of DNA from bacterium:
CCTTTTAGAGATGGGCCTTCCAAGCAACGGCGGTAACCAAACCCAGGACGACTTCACCTTCGAGGAATCCGGCGTGATAATGGGCTTTGACTGTTGGTTCTGCTACGACGGCAACCACCCCAAGCCCTTCACGGCCATTATTTTCTACGACTACAACGGCGGACCGAGCGGCAGGAGATGGATGGCCGACATTACCGACGTAACCGACATAGACACAGGGGATGACTCATACGGTGATGACGTGTACCGCACGGAGTTGAGATTGGACGAGGAGGACTACGTCTTCGTCGAGGCCGGTACGACGTTTTGGCTGGAGCTGTACTGGAACGGGCTTCTCAACGGTTACTGGCTGTGCGAGATGGGCGGTAACGCGCACTGCAACGGCGACGAATACAACCTTTCGACGTTCTTCACCATCCTGGGCGTTCCGTCGGGCGAGGGCGTGGAGCCCATGAGCTGGGGGGAGATAAAGGCAACCTTCTGATTATGGGGCCGCCCTCGGGCGGCCCTTCTTTTTGTAGTGGCAAGGGGTTTAAACCCCTTGTCTCCTTCTTGTATAATCATCCACGAGAATCCCCAAGGACGGGCGAATGACGCGGGGCGCATCAGTACTGGTCACCGGGACCTCGACGGGTATCGGCCGGGCCGCGGCCCTGGAGCTGGCGCGCCGGGGTTTTTCCGTCTATGCCGGGGTCCGGCGGTCGAAGGACGCCGAGAACCTCCTCGCCGCCGCGGAGGGGAAGCTGTCGCCGGTGATGCTCGACGTGACCCGGCCCGAACAGATTGCCGAAGTCGCCCGCCTCATCGAGGCCGAATCGGGCGAGACCGGGCTCCACGGCCTGGTCAACAACGCCGGAATCAACGTGTCCGGCCCGCTGGAGTTCCTGCCGCCCGACGACCTGCGCCGCCAGTTCGAGGTGAACCTGTTCGGCCAGCTCGCCGTGACGCAAGCCCTCCTGCCGCTTCTGCGGAAGGCGCGGGGCAGGGTGGTCAACATCGGGTCCGTTTCGGGCTGGAGCGCCATGCCGCTCGTCGGCCCCTACTGCGCCTCGAAGTTCGCTCTCCGGGCCCTGAACGACTCGCTGCGGCTGGAGCTGCGTCCCTGGGGTATTTTGGTGATTCTCGTGGACCCGGGGCCCATCGCCACGCCCATCTGGGACAAGGCGCAGGACCGACGGGAGGAACTCGGGGCGGAAACCCAGGCAAGCGCACTGTACGGCCCGATGATAGAGCGAGCCCTCGCGTTCACCGCCGGGACCGTGGCCGGGGCCATCGAGCCCGAAAGGGTGGCGGGAACGGTCATCCGCGCCCTCGAGAGCCGGAGGCCGAGGGCCCGCTATCTCGTCGGCGCCACCCTCCGGAGCGGTCCGTTCGTGGAGAAGCTCCCCGTCCGTCTCCGCGACTGGCTCATCGCCAAAATCATCCTCAAGGACTACAAATAAAGGGCGGCCCCTCGACTGCCCTTCCCGCATCCGCCGATTCATAGGGCGAAGGCATACCCCACGTGCAGCGAGTACAGCTTGGAGTAGGATTCTTTGCTCATGAGGTACGAGGTCCGTATCTCGAAGTGGATGCCCCCGGTGTCCCCCAAAAGAACGTCGAAAACACCGATGGCGCCCATACAGAACACCGAAGCCGAACCTGTGGCCTCCTCCTCGCCCGAGGTCAACTTCCCCGATAACGAGGCCAGCCCCAGGTGAAAGCCCACCGCCATCACGGTGTTCGATTCGATGAAGCCGTAGCCGATGAGCCCCATAAACTGGTTCAGGTTCAGCTCCCCGGAAATGCCCTCGGCGCCGACGTGGCCGCCGGTGTACGTGTACCCAGCCCCGAGGTAGAATCCGCCGCCGCCCGGGAGCCAGTTGAACGTGGCTCCGACGCTGCCGCCGAAGTAGCCGGCGAAGTCGGTTTGCGCCCCGCCGTGAACGGCCAGCCACGCTTCGAAGGGCGGCTTATACAGCTCCACCTCCACGGCTCCCACGGGCTCTTCGTCGGAAAAACAGGCCCCGGAAACGAATAACAAGATGGCCAGTACGAAGTATTTCATCCCTCCTCCTCTTTAAAACACTACTCCGGCTTCTACATCTTCGTCCGCTCAACCACCTCCCCGCAGCCGTTGAAGACGGCCAGTTCCTCGAGCTTCATCTTCAGCGCGCGCTTCAGCTCCTCCCCGACGCGCACGCCGTCCCCCCACCACAGCCCCTGCACCAGCAGCTTTTTCGCCTTCCTGTCCGCCTTGGCGTCCACCCGACCGACGAACTCCTCCCGGAAAAGAATCGGCAGCGCGAAGTAGCCCATCACCCGCTGCGCCGGGGGCTTGTAGCACTCCAGGGCGTAATCGAATCCGAAGAGCCGCTTGACCCTGTCCCGCAGGATGACGAGGTTGTCGAAAGGGCTCAGGAGGTGCAACCCTTCGATCGGCGCGTCGTCCATCGCGTCGAGCACCTCCCGCAGGGCGAAGAGCTCCGCGCTAAAACCCTCGACCCGCACGGGAATCACCTCGCCCTCCTCCACGAGCCGGTCCGCGCACTTCCGCTTCTTCGGCGACCGTCGCAGGTGGAGGCGGATGTCGTTCAGAGTGGCGACTCCGTGAGCGGCGAGCGCCCGGCGGGTGAAGAAGAGCTCCCGTTCGTCCTCGTCGGGAAATGTGACGTCCACCCAGTCGGGCAGCACCCGCTCGGTGAGGTCGTAGAAACGCTGGAACCGCTCCCGGCGGTCCACCATGAGCCGTCCCTGGGTGAAGAGAAGGTCCAGGGCGATCTTGGCCGGTTTCCACTCCCACCAGCCCTTGCTCTGGGCCGTTCCGCCGAAGTCCCTGGCCGCCAGGGGGCCCTCGGCGCGGATGCGTGCGTACACCTCCTCCATGAGCCCGGCGTGCTTCTCCAGGAAGCGGCCCTGCCAACTCGCCCACGCGGGGAAGGTGCGCATCTTTTCCAGGTAGAAGCGGAAATCCGCCAGCGGCAGGTAGCACATCGCGTGGCCCCAGTACTCGAAAACCTTCCTATCCTCCGCCAGGAGCGCGTCCAGGTGCTCCGGGCGGTAATCAGGAACACGGGTCCAAAGTGTGTGGTGGTGCGCGCGCTCGATGACGTTGACCGTGTCTATCTGCACGTAGCCCAGCCGCTCGACACAGCGGAGCGCCCCCTCCTTGCCGGGGGGCAGACCGGCGTCGCCGTCCAGGAGCTGGCACTTCAGGGCCAGCCGCCGCGCCTGGGATTCACTGAGACTCGCGTGTGCCGCCATATTCGCCGCGGGAAAGAGGAGCGGTTTGATTATACAAAGTCCGACGACCGAAGTGAAAACGCCACAGCGCGGCGTGTAACGTTTCCCTCTCCCTGGAGAGAGGCTCGCCTACGGGTTAGGGTGAGGGTCGAGGTAAATAACGGGCGGGTGTGGACACCCGCCCCTACGATAATCCGCGAATCCAACCCGTAGGGGCGACCGTCCACGGTCGCCCGCGAATTAACGCGCAATCACCACCCGCCGCGTAAGGGCGCCGGCATCGGCGGCGAGGCGGACGAGATACACGCCGGGTGGAAGCGTCGAGGTGTCGTAGGCGATTTCGTGGCGGCCGGGGGTGGTGGGGACGCTCACGGAGGACTCCACGAGCCGGCCCGAGAGGTCGTAGAGCGAGAGCTCTACGTTTTTCGTGCCCTCGGGCAGGTAGTAGCTCAAGGTCACCCGGTCAGCAGCGGGGCAGGGGAAAGGCGCGTAGAGGGTGAAGCGGCCGGCGTCCGATCCTTGCCAAGTGGCCTCCACGGGACCGAAGCGTCGTACGGAACCGTCGGGGAGCGTGGCTTCGAGGATGTAGAGGTGGGTTACGTTGGGCTCTGCGTCGCGGTCCAGGTAGCGGTAGATGGCATCGCCGGATAGGTTGACTAGACTCTCTCCGTCACGCTCCAGACGCCAGGATGAGCCGGTCAGATCACCCTCCTCCCGCCAGGAGAGGAGGATGCCGTCGTCGTGATTTTCCGCGGACAAAACCGGCTCGTCGAAGCCTGATCCCTCCAGCTGGTGGACGTAACCGATGTCGTAATCCCAGGAATCTTGGCGGATGTGACCTACAGTTCGAATAAGGCCGTCCTCATCCACAGCGCCAAAAGGCCCCATCTGGTTAGACCCGACCATAACATCCGGAGTATACCACTGAGGTTCGCCGATCAAGTCGCCGTTTTCGTCGAACTCGAAGAAGCCGTAGCCCTCTGTTACATTCGCGAACAGAAAAATTCTCTCATCGGCTGTAATAA
This window harbors:
- a CDS encoding SDR family oxidoreductase; this encodes MTRGASVLVTGTSTGIGRAAALELARRGFSVYAGVRRSKDAENLLAAAEGKLSPVMLDVTRPEQIAEVARLIEAESGETGLHGLVNNAGINVSGPLEFLPPDDLRRQFEVNLFGQLAVTQALLPLLRKARGRVVNIGSVSGWSAMPLVGPYCASKFALRALNDSLRLELRPWGILVILVDPGPIATPIWDKAQDRREELGAETQASALYGPMIERALAFTAGTVAGAIEPERVAGTVIRALESRRPRARYLVGATLRSGPFVEKLPVRLRDWLIAKIILKDYK
- a CDS encoding crosslink repair DNA glycosylase YcaQ family protein translates to MAAHASLSESQARRLALKCQLLDGDAGLPPGKEGALRCVERLGYVQIDTVNVIERAHHHTLWTRVPDYRPEHLDALLAEDRKVFEYWGHAMCYLPLADFRFYLEKMRTFPAWASWQGRFLEKHAGLMEEVYARIRAEGPLAARDFGGTAQSKGWWEWKPAKIALDLLFTQGRLMVDRRERFQRFYDLTERVLPDWVDVTFPDEDERELFFTRRALAAHGVATLNDIRLHLRRSPKKRKCADRLVEEGEVIPVRVEGFSAELFALREVLDAMDDAPIEGLHLLSPFDNLVILRDRVKRLFGFDYALECYKPPAQRVMGYFALPILFREEFVGRVDAKADRKAKKLLVQGLWWGDGVRVGEELKRALKMKLEELAVFNGCGEVVERTKM
- a CDS encoding T9SS type A sorting domain-containing protein; its protein translation is MWYTQIDTADGSYLVDPKHLFDFDTDADWTMYAVCDDDDNVHLLYTGYVWNGEEWYRSPLHAKVDSTGNLLASNHVICDDPVYAYVSWDKGMTVDSDGNVHVAYTYYTGVTEDDYSVAYRKIDGDDGSYLTDLIDVGYPTQIKSDYLLYEPYDVEPAICIDSNNHVHISYRHDEDYESYIGYVILDLDGNVLVEPKLVFMEHDVQIDERNFFITADERIFLFANVTEGYGFFEFDENGDLIGEPQWYTPDVMVGSNQMGPFGAVDEDGLIRTVGHIRQDSWDYDIGYVHQLEGSGFDEPVLSAENHDDGILLSWREEGDLTGSSWRLERDGESLVNLSGDAIYRYLDRDAEPNVTHLYILEATLPDGSVRRFGPVEATWQGSDAGRFTLYAPFPCPAADRVTLSYYLPEGTKNVELSLYDLSGRLVESSVSVPTTPGRHEIAYDTSTLPPGVYLVRLAADAGALTRRVVIAR